In the genome of Dioscorea cayenensis subsp. rotundata cultivar TDr96_F1 chromosome 1, TDr96_F1_v2_PseudoChromosome.rev07_lg8_w22 25.fasta, whole genome shotgun sequence, one region contains:
- the LOC120260547 gene encoding uncharacterized protein LOC120260547 isoform X3, which translates to MRAMKSEGWKQSSAFGGQNWAPEDSSHEHAHQHINGCRGIRSLNWIPKDLVTSRGEYEVYDGENIFGHMAVCGTSHPYQLYSWLDFNPNIVTALNTDMKD; encoded by the exons ATGCGCGCTATGAAATCAGAAGGATGGAAGCA GAGTTCTGCATTCGGAGGACAAAATTGGGCTCCAGAAG ATAGTAGTCATGAACATGCTCATCAGCACATCAATGGTTGCAGAGGAATACGCAGCTTGAATTGGATCCCGAAAGACTTGGTTACATCGAG AGGAGAATATGAAGTGTATGATGGGGAGAATATTTTTGGTCATATGGCTGTTTGTGGTACTAGTCATCCATACCAGTTATATAGCTGGCTTGATTTCAATCCTAACATTGTAACAGCTCTGAACACAGATATGAAGGATTGA
- the LOC120260547 gene encoding uncharacterized protein LOC120260547 isoform X1, which produces MRAMKSEGWKQSSAFGGQNWAPEVADSSHEHAHQHINGCRGIRSLNWIPKDLVTSRGEYEVYDGENIFGHMAVCGTSHPYQLYSWLDFNPNIVTALNTDMKD; this is translated from the exons ATGCGCGCTATGAAATCAGAAGGATGGAAGCA GAGTTCTGCATTCGGAGGACAAAATTGGGCTCCAGAAG tTGCAGATAGTAGTCATGAACATGCTCATCAGCACATCAATGGTTGCAGAGGAATACGCAGCTTGAATTGGATCCCGAAAGACTTGGTTACATCGAG AGGAGAATATGAAGTGTATGATGGGGAGAATATTTTTGGTCATATGGCTGTTTGTGGTACTAGTCATCCATACCAGTTATATAGCTGGCTTGATTTCAATCCTAACATTGTAACAGCTCTGAACACAGATATGAAGGATTGA
- the LOC120260547 gene encoding uncharacterized protein LOC120260547 isoform X2, translated as MEAEFCIRRTKLGSRRCCLIYISVADSSHEHAHQHINGCRGIRSLNWIPKDLVTSRGEYEVYDGENIFGHMAVCGTSHPYQLYSWLDFNPNIVTALNTDMKD; from the exons ATGGAAGCA GAGTTCTGCATTCGGAGGACAAAATTGGGCTCCAGAAG ATGttgtcttatatatatttcagtTGCAGATAGTAGTCATGAACATGCTCATCAGCACATCAATGGTTGCAGAGGAATACGCAGCTTGAATTGGATCCCGAAAGACTTGGTTACATCGAG AGGAGAATATGAAGTGTATGATGGGGAGAATATTTTTGGTCATATGGCTGTTTGTGGTACTAGTCATCCATACCAGTTATATAGCTGGCTTGATTTCAATCCTAACATTGTAACAGCTCTGAACACAGATATGAAGGATTGA